The Zootoca vivipara chromosome 16, rZooViv1.1, whole genome shotgun sequence genome has a segment encoding these proteins:
- the RBM10 gene encoding RNA-binding protein 10 isoform X4 — MEYERRGGRGDRTGRYGAVEQTLDERLEGRNQRDHDYRDMDYRSYMRDFNSQEPTNDYDDSSEEHSVEDSYEASSGSETQRRKRDSPSEQLGFPADGDYRDQDYRTEQEEEEQKASSIIMLRMLPQSATENDIRAQLQAHGFQPREVRLMRNKASGQSRGFAFVEFNHLQDATRWMEANQHSLAILGQKVSMHYSDPKPKINEDWLCSKCGVQNFKRREKCFKCGVPRSEAEQKLPPGSRLDQLVALSGRELSQGLLPLPQPYQVSAALSTQPVAQMSEPCAENANDTIILRNLNPHSTMDSILSALAPYAVLSSSNVRVIKDKQTQLNRGFAFIQLSTIVEAAQLLQILQALHPPLNIDGKTINVEFAKGSKRDMSSSDGNRISAASVASTAIAAAQWAISQASQGGEATWAAQDEQTVDYGYYQQDEAYGSQALEATMYTQAYLKGSQLQSSTPGTSAVGKADKIHSEGSVAAEASLEPGVPGIDPVPVLPTFPRTSQTSAVPVTYQPTGSTEGSSSAQGNAAAAAAAPSQSYTIVSPAVLKPDMPSTAQPPNATPGISTSTSSLPVTSSVGQEPYTQYPVPDVSTYQYDESSGYYYDPLTGLYYDPNSQYYYNAQTQQYLYWEGERRTYVPASDQASDSHKDGSGPGGGSGKEGKEKKEKHKTKTAQQIAKDMERWARSLNKQKENFKNSFQPVSSIREDERRESATADAGYAILEKKGALAERQHSGMDLSKLAGDDRLSPPRGLVAAYSGESDSEEEQEKTADREEKLTDWHKLACLLCRRQFPSKEALIRHQQLSGLHKQNLEIHRRAHLSEQELEALEKNDIEMKYRDRAAERREKYGVPEPPEPKKRKYSAVTPATVDFEQPTRDGLGSDNIGSRMLQAMGWKEGSGLGRKKQGIVAPIEAQTRVRGSGLGARGSSYGAVASESYREALHKTMLTRFNESE; from the exons ATGGAGTATGAGAGGAG AGGTGGTCGTGGAGATCGGACTGGTCGGTATGGTGCTGTTGAGCAGACCCTGGATGAGAGGTTAGAAGGCCGGAACCAGAGAGACCATGACTACAGAGATATGGATTATAGATCCTATATGAGAGATTTCAACAGCCAGGAGCCTACCAATGACTATGATGATTCTTCTGAGGAACACAGCGTGGAG GATTCCTATGAGGCCTCCTCTGGATCAGAGACACAACGTAGAAAGCGGGACAGCCCCAGTGAGCAGCTGGGATTTCCTGCAGATGGTGACTACCGGGACCAGGACTACCGCACCGagcaagaggaagaagaacaGAAGGCTAGCAGCATCATTATGCTGAGGATGCTGCCACAGTCTGCCACTGAGAATGAT ATACGAGCCCAGTTGCAGGCACATGGATTCCAGCCCCGAGAGGTGCGGTTGATGCGGAATAAAGCttcag GTCAGAGCCGGGGCTTCGCCTTCGTCGAGTTTAATCACTTGCAGGACGCTACACGATGGATGGAAGCCAATCAG CACTCCCTCGCAATCCTTGGCCAGAAGGTCTCCATGCACTACAGTGATCCCAAGCCCAAGATCAACGAGGACTGGCTATGCAGTAAG TGTGGAGTGCAGAATTTCAAGCGCAGAGAAAAGTGCTTCAAGTGTGGCGTTCCCAGATCTG aAGCTGAACAGAAGCTGCCACCTGGTAGTCGCTTGGACCAGCTGGTGGCTCTGTCAGGACGAGAACTCAGCCAAGGCCTTCTGCCCCTCCCACAGCCATACCAAGTGTCAGCAGCCCTGTCCACTCAGCCTGTGGCACAAATGTCTGAACCTTGTGCGGAGAATGCTAATGACA CCATCATCTTGAGAAACCTAAATCCTCATAGCACAATGGACTCCATTTTAAGTGCCTTGGCACCATATGCTGTTCTCTCCTCCTCGAACGTCCGTGTTATCAAAGATAAGCAGACACAACTCAACCGTGGTTTTGCATTCATTCAGCTCTCCACCATTGTG GAGGCAGCTCAGTTGCTGCAGATCCTTCAGGCCCTGCATCCACCACTGAACATTGATGGCAAGACGATTAATGTGGAATTTGCCAAAGGTTCCAAGCG ggaCATGAGTTCATCAGATGGAAACCGCATCAGTGCTGCTTCTGTAGCCAGCACTGCCATTGCAGCTGCTCAGTGGGCCATTTCGCAG GCATCACAGGGTGGTGAGGCAACCTGGGCAGCTCAAGATGAGCAGACGGTTGATTATGGCTATTACCAGCAGGATGAAGCCTATGGGTCTCAGGCTTTGGAAGCCACAATGTACACACAAGCATATTTGAAAGGGTCCCAGCTGCAGAGCAGCACACCTGGGACATCAGCTGTGGGGAAGGCTGACAAGATCCACAGCGAAGGTTCAGTGGCAG CGGAGGCATCACTGGAGCCTGGTGTGCCAGGCATAGACCCTGTGCCTGTCCTACCCACTTTCCCCCGTACCAGCCAGACCTCAGCTGTGCCAGTCACATACCAGCCAACTGGCAGCACTGAAGGGTCAAGTTCTGCCCAgggaaatgctgctgctgctgctgctgctccg TCTCAATCATATACTATCGTCTCACCAGCTGTACTGAAGCCTGACATGCCTAGTACTGCTCAGCCCCCCAACGCAACTCCAGGCATCTCCACCAGCacttccagtttgcctgttaccAGCTCTGTAGGGCAAGAGCCTTACACTCAGTACC CTGTCCCAGATGTATCCACCTATCAATATGATGAAAGTTCTGGCTACTATTATGACCCCCTGACTGGCCTCTACTATGACCCTAATTCCCAG TACTACTACAATGCCCAGACGCAGCAGTACCTGTATTGGGAAGGTGAGAGACGCACTTACGTCCCAGCCTCAGACCAAGCCTCTGACAGCCACAAGGATGGCAGTGGACCAGGGGGTGGCAGTGGCAAGGAGGGTaaagagaagaaggagaaacataaaacaaaaacagctcaGCAG ATTGCAAAGGATATGGAGCGCTGGGCCCGTAGCCTCAACAAGCAGAAGGAGAACTTCAAGAACAGCTTCCAGCCTGTTTCCTCTATACGGGAGGATGAGAGACGGGAATCGGCAACAGCTGATGCTGGCTATGCTATCCTCGAGAAAAAG GGGGctttggctgagaggcagcacaGTGGCATGGACCTGTCCAAACTGGCTGGTGATGATAGACTG AGTCCCCCACGAGGATTAGTGGCTGCTTACAGCGGGGAGAGTGAcagtgaggaggagcaggagaagactGCTGACCGGGAAGAGAAACTGACAGATTGGCACAAgctggcttgcttgctttgtCGGAGGCAGTTTCCCAGCAAGGAGGCGCTTATTCGTCACCAGCAGCTCTCAGGATTACACAAG CAAAATCTGGAGATTCATCGGAGGGCACACTTGTCAGAACAGGAGCTTGAGGCACTTGAGAAAAATGACATTGAG ATGAAATACCGAGATCGTGCAGCTGAACGAAGGGAAAAGTATGGTGTTCCTGAGCCACCAGAACCCAAGAAAAGGAAGTATTCAGCTGTCACACCAGCCACTGT GGATTTTGAACAACCAACACGGGATGGACTTGGCAGTGACAACATTGGCAGTCGCATGCTACAAGCCATGGGCTGGAAAGAGGGCAGTGGTTTGGGTCGCAAGAAACAGGGGATCGTTGCCCCTATTGAG GCCCAAACACGAGTGCGTGGCTCTGGCTTAGGGGCCCGTGGCAGCTCTTACGGGGCGGTAGCATCAGAGTCCTATCGTGAAGCATTGCACAAGACGATGCTGACTCGTTTCAATGAGTCAGAATGA